The Lynx canadensis isolate LIC74 chromosome A2, mLynCan4.pri.v2, whole genome shotgun sequence DNA segment CGGCCCACGCAGGTGTCAGATAAGCCCGCGGCCCGGGTCTGAAGCCGGGAgggcgaaaaaaaaaaaaaaaaaaaaaaaaaaaaaaaaaaaaaaaaagctttttcaaGAGACATGCCCATCTTAATCCCTAATTCCACTGCAGAGCTCTTGCTCAGATGTTTCCACCTCTTGGTTACTCACACGCACAAGACGTGTAATTTGTGTAACCCTCAGTAGCGCTTACGATGTACCAGCCACTGACCTAAACACTTCACAAATAATAACTCGTCCATCTACATCGCTGCCCTTGGAAGTTAGTACCATTATTACCTCCAACCTTATTACCTTCTTACCTTAAACCCCAGCAGCTGGCTCCAGATCGGTGGTCTTGACCACATCGTTGCCTTGTTGCCTCTCATCACGATGCTCGCTGTCCCGTTTGCCGTGGTATCCACGAATCTAGCGTCTATTATGTGGCAGACGCaataggggaaactgaggccaatgCGTTCCAGCCTCCATTGCCACTGTTTCAGATGAATCTTAGACCTCACAATCTTCCAGGATACTTTTCGGTCACTGCAGTAGCTCAGAGATCTGGGTTGAAATCTTGCCCCCTGTGCcatcccagctgtgtgactttgggcaaattacttcacctttctgagcctttATTCCcccatcagaaaaaaatgaacccaGCACCCTCAAGATGCAGTTACAACTGACCTGACCCCCATTCCAAGCTATCACTCAACACCCCTTTCACTCACCGTGATGATTCTTTAAGGGGGgggatgtttatttttgtcttcaatgGCTGTAACCTAAATTCACCAAAGTATGTTTTAAGGGCTCAAGGGTCCATCCTGCAGGTCTGTTGAATGATGCGGGAAAACGGAAAGTAGCTCCCCTTCTGCACACACCTGTATCACCAAGGATACCAAAGGCTGGGCTCTGAACATGGGCTATTCAGTTCTTTATGTAACAGTCTGTCTGAACTAAACATGTCTTTCTAACATGCCGATGCTTACAACACTATTACAACCTCATACATTACGGTAGctataattaaaaagcaaaaagcaaaaaaaaaaaaaaaaaagacaaaaacaattgTTAAGGATGTGGAGAGATTGGCACCCCTACATTGCcagtggaaatggaaaatggtgcGGCCCCTCTGGAAAATGATATCATGGTCTCAAAATATTCTGACACATGCTTCAACATAGCAGAACTCTGAGGACATTGGCCTCTGTGAAAGTCGCAGAAGGACAGATACAGTAGGCGTTCACTCATAGGAGGTCCCTAGAAGAGTCCCATCCGCAGGGACAGAAAGTAGGTGGTGGcagccaggggtgggaggggggctggggagtTGGCATTTAATGCGGACAGCGTTCATTTCTTGCACATACGTTATCCAGAAGGGGGTGCATTGGGGAAGAAGGAATTGTCTCAAATAAGGACAGCCGGCTCCAAAACGGATCAGGAGGGTTGCCTCAAAACCCACTTCTGGTGGTGCTAAGTATCATCTGTTAGTTAAAACAAAtcaattatgtgtgtgtgtgtgtgcgtgcgtgtgtgtgtgcgtgtaatGCTAGCACAAGAgctgaataagtcacaggaagaTAGAAGTAAGAAGGCCTCATCTCCTAGTTGTGTCCAGCTTTAATCCTGGCCCAAGAGTGAggtcaagtttttaattttgattgtgCTCTGATCCGTGTTTTtggaaatgttcatttacttagCAATTTATTGAGGGTCTGggtccttccccacctccagctcaattgagatgtaactgacatataacattgcagTGAGTTTAAGTTGTACAAGGCGCTGATTTGATACATCTGTACATTGTAAAATACTtaccattaaaaatagaattacctaatgatccagcaatcccaattctgggtatataccccagagaactgaaagcagggacttaaagagatatttgcacagcTAGGTTCAGAGCAGCATTAATCACGATaactaaaacatggaagcaatccaaatgcatcaacagatgaacggataagcAAAATGgggtgtatacacacaatggaatattattcagccttaaaaaaggacagaaattcCCTGATTCTGCCCTGTCCCGTTTATCTTACTGAGAGCTCCCTTTTTGGATCCCACAGAGACCCCTCCCACTGAGGGGAAGCAGAAGTCGTCcctggagagaagacagacacctcttcatcaccatcaccatgtggtagagagagggaagggaaatcaGGGCAGGCTTCCAAGGGGAGGTGGCATCTTGCTACGATTCAAAGAGGCAAATTCCCGGTCTACAGGAATGGGGCAAGGAAACTGTGCCAGGTGTAGAAAAGAGCCGAAGAATCAAAGAACAGTACGGGGGTGTCTGTGCCTCTCCTTgcaccccaccccaggcaggcttttgtttcctttaggaaACCAGAAGGACAAACCAGCTAGCCAATCACCTTCTGATTAATATTCTAagaggtaatattttttttaatgtttatttatttttgagagagagagtcagaaacagagcatgagcggggaggggcagggagaggaggggacacagcatccgaagcagcgccaggctcccagctgtcagcacagctcacaCCCACgcaccgagagatcatgacctgagccgaagctggatgcctaacccaccgagccacccaggcgccccataagggttactatttttaattaaattaattttaagatgAAACTCTAAGGAAGCACCAAGAGAAGGATTCTTGGGTCTTCCTGGGCTCTGGATCAGGGAGCTGGTCTCTCCTTGGGCACCCTCTAGCCTGCTTCTCCAAACTTGCCGCTTTGGAGGGGCATTCAGAATAGACGAGTATCCTGCAGCTTTCTGGGATAGGCtcatccccttccccttccccttccccttccccttccccttccccttccccttcccttcccctgcatTGTGAAGTCTTTTGAAGGGGGCAGCCAGCAGGGTGATGACATGAGGGTGACAGGGTGATATGAGGGTGATGTCATAGACCACTGGTCCGTCCCCTCCCTCTGCATGTGCCTGCCCTGCTCGCGCCTCAGCCTTTTCTCctcacacccctgcccccccctcacccccagaggAAAGCGGTCAGCCTTGCCAAGCAGCCCACCCAGCCACCTGCAGCCATGGACGTCAACCATTCCGGGTGCACGAagccccagccctccccagagGCCCCCAGGCCTGGCGCGAACCCCAGCTCAATCCTGGCGAACGAGACCCTGCGGCAGGAGCCCCCCAGCATGGTGGGCGACAGGTTGCCACCAAAGACCGGCGCGGTGGTCATCGACATGGGCACAGGCACCTGTAAGGTGGGCTTCGCTGGCCAGGCCCGGCCCGCCTACACCGTGGCCACCATCGTGGGCTGCCAGCCCAAGAAGCCGTCCTCCCCCCGGCAGGCGGCGCTGGAGACTTTCATCGGCGAGGCCGCCCGCAAGCGCCCGGAGCTGACGCTGGTGCAGCCGGTGCGTAACGGCATCGTGGTGGACTGGGACGCCGCCGAGCTCATCTGGCGCCACCTGCTGGAGCACGACCTCCGCGCGGCCCCTCGGGAACACCCGCTGCTGTTCTCCGACCCGCCCTTCAGCCCCAGCACCAACCGCGAGAAGCTGGTGGAGGTGGCCTTCGAGTCGCTGCGCTGCCCCGCCACGTACGTGGCCTCGCAGGCCGTGCTGTCCGTCTACGCGCACGGGCGGGTCAGCGGGCTGGTGGTGGACGCCGGCCACGGCGTCACCTGCGCGGCGGCGGTTTTCCAGGGCTACAACCTGCCGCACGCCACCGAGCGCCTGGACCTGGCGGGCACCCACCTGACCGCCTTCCTGGCGGAGACGCTCCTCGGCCCGGGCCTGCCGCCGGGCCAGCACGACCTGGACACGGTCGAGGCCATCAAGCATCGCTACTGCTACGTGGCCCCCGACTTCCTCCAGGCGCAGGCGCGACCCGAGCGGGAATGCCGCCAGACCCTGAGGCTGCCCGACGGGCGGACGCTCACGCTGGGCAAGGAGCTGTTCCAGTGCCCCGAGCTGCTGTTCAGCCCCCCGGAGATGCCGGGGCTGTCGCCCGCGGGCGTCCCCGCCATGGCCGGACGGAGCCTTCACAAGGTGCCCCCGGAGGCGCGCGCGGACGTGGCCCAGAACGTGCTGCTCTGCGGGGGCTCCTCGCTCTTCCCGGGGTTCGAGGGCCGCTTCAGGGCGGAGCTTTTGCGCCGCCAGCCCCCGGAGGCCCACGTGGTGGTGGCGGCGCAGCCTACCAGAAACTTCTCGGTGTGGAGGGGGGGCTCTATCCTGGCCTCGCTGCGCGCCTTCCAGGCCTGCTGGGTCCTGCGGGAGCAGTACGAAGAGCAGGGACCGCACATCGTCTACCGCAAATGCTACTGACCCCCGGCGGCGCGGTGGgggcgaggcgggggggggggggcactaaaGCTTCCAATACCCAGCCGGCTCTGTCCTGCCTTGACCCAGGGCCCAGCCCGGTCCACTCCCGGGCCCGCCCACCCTGGCTCACCTCGGGTTCTGACCCCACCAAGATCTGCCTCCCGGACATCCTGCTTCTTTCCTGCCCTAACTCACCTCCCATGATGCAACCCCAGAAGCACCCAGGTCGGACTCCCTGAAACCCGCCCCTCCACGATCAGGCCCCAACGCGCCACCTTTTGTCCTAACCCTGTCACACCCACCTCCCAtgatccctcccccaccccaaggcaCTCTCAGGCTGGGACCCCTCACCAAGCCCACGCCCAAGACATCCCCAGATTCTCACCCCCTAACCTCACCCCCATGATCTATTGCTTTTGATATAGACCTCCCCCCGCCAAGTTTCTCCTAGGCTCTAAGCCCCAGTCCACTCCCTACTATATCCCTCAAGGACCCCCAACCCATCTCCATAACCTGCTCCTCCCCAAGGATTCTGCACCAGGtgctccagcccccccccccgaaccCTCATGATGGAATAGAAGCACCCTCAGAATCTTGCCCCACTTCTAATCCCCCAAACACATCCCACCAAGACCCCCCTAGTTCAAGCACCCCAAATCCACCCCTTCATTGGTTTCCCCTGTCTTATTATCCCAAGTTCTCCCATGCCCTGGTATTCCGAGCATCGCCCCCACAGGTGCTGAAACTCCCCACCC contains these protein-coding regions:
- the ACTL9 gene encoding actin-like protein 9 yields the protein MDVNHSGCTKPQPSPEAPRPGANPSSILANETLRQEPPSMVGDRLPPKTGAVVIDMGTGTCKVGFAGQARPAYTVATIVGCQPKKPSSPRQAALETFIGEAARKRPELTLVQPVRNGIVVDWDAAELIWRHLLEHDLRAAPREHPLLFSDPPFSPSTNREKLVEVAFESLRCPATYVASQAVLSVYAHGRVSGLVVDAGHGVTCAAAVFQGYNLPHATERLDLAGTHLTAFLAETLLGPGLPPGQHDLDTVEAIKHRYCYVAPDFLQAQARPERECRQTLRLPDGRTLTLGKELFQCPELLFSPPEMPGLSPAGVPAMAGRSLHKVPPEARADVAQNVLLCGGSSLFPGFEGRFRAELLRRQPPEAHVVVAAQPTRNFSVWRGGSILASLRAFQACWVLREQYEEQGPHIVYRKCY